DNA sequence from the Streptomyces sp. MST-110588 genome:
GTCCAGGTCCGGGGCGGCGGTCAGGAGCGTGGCCATGGCGCGTTCACCGCCGGACGCGGTGAATCCGCCGTCCGCGATCAGCCGCGGGTCCGGTGCCGCGGGCGCCAGCGCGTCGCGGTAGCCGTCCAGGCGGTCCTGGGCCGAGGTCTGGTCGAGCGGTCCGGTGATCACGGCGATCCGGCGGCGTCCTGTGGCCAGGAGATGGCGTACGGCCTGACGGGCGCCACCACGGTTGTCGGTGTCGACGTACAAGGGTTGGGCCCGGGTCCCGGTGGCGGGGGCGGGGGACGGGCGGGGCGCCGTGGTCGGGGCGGTCCAGCCGGGGCGGCCACCGAACACGGTGGGCAGACCGGCGGCCTCGGCCATCGCGGGCAACGGGTCGTCACGGTGCAAGGAGAACATCAGCGCTCCGTCGACATGGCCGCCCGACAGATAACGGCCGATCCGGTCGTAATCGGCACGGTCCTCCACCAGCAGCAACAGCAACTGGGTGTCGGCGGCCGACAGTTCCCGGCTGATGCCGCGCAGGTGCTGGGCGAAGAAGGGGTCGGAGAAGACCCGGGCCTCCGGCTCGGCGATCACGACGGCGACGGCCCCGGTCCGCCGGGTGACCAGCGAGCGGGCCGCACTGTTGGGTACGTAGCCCAACTCGGCGACGGCTCGCCGGACCTTCTCCGCCACCGCGGACCGTACGCCGTTCCCGCCGTTGACCACGCGCGAGACCGTGGCACGGGAAACGCCGGCCCGCGCGGCGACCACCTCCAGGGTCGGGCGAGGGCTGCACATCGGGCTCGACACCGACCAACTCCTTTGGCTGCAAGGCCACTTGACGCCCGGGCGTCAAGTCGGCAGGGTGCCCGTACACGATATGAGAGCGCTCTCAAGCTGTGCACCCCCCAGCGAGGTCCCGATTCCTCACCGCCCCACCTTGCCGAGGAAAGGTCAGGTTGTCATGGGCATGCCAGTTCGTCCGCCACGCATGGCGCGAAAAGCCCGAGAGGTCCAAGAGGTTCAAGAGGCCCGAGAAGTCCGAGGGGGCGAAGGGGAGCACCGCTCACGAACGAGAGCGGTGCTCCGTTCTCTGATCCCCGCTTCCTACGGAGAGCGCCGGTCAGAAACGAGAGCGGCGCTCTCTTCCGTGACTCCTGCTCTCTTAGGAGAGCACTGCTCCGGGATGAGAGCGGTGCTCAGTTCTGTGATCGCCGCTTCTCGACGAGAGCATTGGTTACGTACGAGAGCAGTGCTCTGTTCTGTGACCTCTGCTCTCAAGAGAGAGCGTCGCTCTGGGACGAGAGCGGTGCTCCGTTTCGTGGTTGCCGCTTCTCGACCGGAGCACCGGTTACGTACGAGAGCGGTGCTCTCCTCTGCGTCCCCCGCTTCCCGGAGAGAGCGGCGATCGCGTACGAGAGCAGTGCTCTGCTCTGCGATCACCGCACTTGCGGCGGCCTGCGCCCTGGTCCTGGTTCCCGCCGGGACGGCCCACGCCGCGGCTGTCCCCGACACGGCGAACCCGACCGGAATCGATTCGACCAGAATCGACGCGGCAGGAATCAGCCCGGCCGGAATCAATCAGGCCGGAATCGGACCGGGCAGCGTCAACCTCACCGCAGTCAATCCCGTGCCGGCCGGTCCCATGCCAGCCGACCCCATGTCGACCAGCCCCGTGCCAGCCGACCCCATGTCGACCGATCTCGTGCCGGCCGGTCCCGTGCCAACCAACCCAATGTCGACCAGTTCCGCGCCGACCACCGCCGCGCCGACTAACCCCGCGCCCGGGGCGCTCGCGTCAGTCGTCTCCGCCGGGGCTGCAGGCTTTCGGGAGGTTTGGCGGGCGGACTTTGGTGGGGGTGCTGGTTCGCGGCCGTCGGGGGAGGACTGGATCGTTGATACGGGGACGTCCTATCCGGGGGGTCCGGCCAACTGGGGTACCGGTGAGCGGCAGACGTACACCGATCGACCCGAAAACGTTCAGCTTGATGGGGCCGGGCATCTCAGGATCACGGCGCTGAAGAACGGTGCCACGTGGACCTCGGGTCGGATCGAGACTCGGCGTACGGACTTCGCGGCCCCAGCCGGTGGCAAGCTCCGGATCGAGGCGCGCATCCGGATGCCCGACGTCTCCGGTGACGCGGCCCTCGGCTACTGGCCCGCCTTCTGGACGCTCGGCGCCGCCTTCCGCGGCAATTACTGGAACTGGCCGGGCATCGGCGAGTTCGACGTCATGGAGAACGTCAACGGCCTCAACAGGGTCTGGGGCGTGTTGCACTGCGGTGTGAACCCGGGTGGGCCCTGCAACGAGACGCAGGGCAGGGGCGGCTCGCGCGAGTGCCCCGGTTCCGCCTGCCAGGCCGGCTTCCATACGTACGCGCTGGAGCTGGACCGCGGCGGCGCCGTGGAGTCCTTGAACTGGTCGGTGGACGGGCAGCGGTTCCACTCCGTCACCTCGGCCCAGATGGATGCCGACACCTGGGCCAGGGCCACCCACCACGGCCATTTCCTGCTGCTGAACCTCGCGATGGGCGGGGCGTTCCCCGATGCCGTCGCGGGCCGTGCCACCCCTACCGATGCAACGCGCCCCGGGGGTTCGCTCCTGGTGGACCATGTTTCCGTCTCCGTACAGCCCGCGCGGGCCGTTCGACAGGGGCCACGTCATGATCAACCGCCGCAGGCTGCTCGGCTGTCTCGCCGTACCGGCTACCTCCGGCCGCGCGGTACAGGCCATGTCCGGCCTCGCGATACCGGCCGTGGCCGGCGCGGTCGCCGCGTCGGCCACCGGGAGGCGGCCCGCCGCCCTCGGTTCCGCAGCGCCCGCCGCCCCCATCACCCTCCCCCTGCGCATCGTCAACCGCACCGGTCACTACGCCAATTCGTCCATCCGCATCTACATCGTCGGTCACGACGGCACCCGGCAGGTACGGGTCACCCCCGAGGGCACACTCGCGCCCGTCGCCCTGGAGGACAACGGTCCGGACGGCTTCACCGACTACGCGCTGCCGCTGGCCGCGAGCGGCACCACGACCCTGCGGCTGCCCCGTATGTCCGGTCGCCTCTACGTAGCGCTCGGCGCCCGGCTGAAGTTCCGGGCCGTCCGGGACGGTGACGGCCGGCCCGCCCTGGCCCATCCGGCGGGCTGGGTCCCCTCGGACCCCAACTACCCCGTCCCGTACGACTGCGCGGAGTTCACGTACGACCAGTACGGGATGCACTGCAACACCACGATGGTCGACATGTTCAGCGTCCCGATGGCCATCAGGCTCACCGGGGCCCGGGACCAGACGGCCGGGACGCTCAAGGACGGTGCCCGCGCCCGGATCTTCGCCGAGCTCGCCGGCACCGAGGGCTTCTCCCGGCTCGTCGTCGGTGACCGGCGCGTCATCGCCCCGGGGCACGGCCTGGACGGCGGTCTGTTCGCCCGCGATCACCTCGCGCCGTACATCGACGGAGCCTGGGCGGCGTACGAGTCCAGGGACTTGAAGGTCACCACCGGCGCCGGCACGTTCACCGGACGGGTCCGTGCCGGCCGGCTCTCCTTCACCGGGCCCTCGGCGGTCACGGCGGCCACGGCGGTCTCCTTCGCCAAGCCCACCACCCGTGACGTCCTGTTCTGCGACGGCGCGCTGGCCGCGCCCAACGACGGCGTCAGCGGCCCGGTCGCCGCCGTACTCGGCGCGGCCCTCAACCGCTCCACCCTCACCGCCCACGCCGTCCAGCCCACCACCGACCCGGCGCTCTTCTACCGCGAGCGGCTCACCCACCACTACGCGCGGGTCATGCACGCCGCGAGCGTGGACGGCAGGGCGTACGGCTTCGCCTTCGACGACGTGGCCGGCTTCGCCCCGTACATCGAGGACGGGGCGCCGCGCGAGATGACTCTCACCCTCACGCCTTGGTGACGATCGTCGGGGAGTGGGGGCGCTTGGGGGCTGTGGGTCGCTTGGACAGGAGGCAGGAGGCAGGAGGCAGGAGGCAGGAGGCAGGAGGCACGGCGGGTCCTGCCGGTTCATCGATTCACCGGTTCACCGGTTCACCGGGCACGGACGAGCTGTCGTACGGCGAGGGCGGCGACCGGGGCGATCACAAGCGCCGTGGCGGCGTTGAGCCCGCCGAAGCCGACCAGCGCGACGACGCCGCCGGAGAGCGCACCGCCGGCGGCTCCGGCCAGGTTCATCAGCGCGTCGGACTGCCCCTGCACCTCGGAGCGGTGTTCGGCGGCGGTGGCCTCGGTGAGCAGCGTCGCACCGGCGACGGTCGCACAGGACCAGCCGAGGCCGAGGAGGACGAGGCCGGTGGCGGTGGCCCCTTGGGAGCCGTCGGCGGTCCCGGCGACCAGCGCGGCGGCGACGAAGAGGAGCTGTCCCAGGACGATGACGGGGGCACGCCCGACGCGGTCGGTGAGCCGGCCCACGAGGGGCGAGAGGGCGTACATCCCGGCGATGTGCAGGCTGATGGTGAGGCCGACGATGTGCAGCGTGGCGCCGTGGTGGGTGAGCTGGACAGGCGTCATGGTCATGACGGAGACCATGACGGCATGCCCCAGGACCAGGGACATCAGTCCGAGCAGGGCGGCGGGCGAGGACCGTACGTGGCGCAGCGCGGCGGCCGTACGGGCCGGGAGGGAGGCCCCGGAAACGGTCGCCGTGGAGCTGTCGACGGCGGCCGGGCGCAGCGGATCGGGCCGCAGGAGGAACCAGATCACCACCCAGCCCAGCACGAAGGCCAGGACGGAGAAGACGAACGTACCGGCCTCCTCGGGAAGTTCGAGCGCGCGGGCGATCGGCTCGCCGGGGCCGGAGAGGTTGGGGCCGATGACGCTGCCCACGGTGGTGGACCAGACGACCAGCGACAGCGAACGGGCCCGGTCGCCGTCCTCGGCGAGGTCGGTGGCGGCATAGCGGGACTGGAGGTTGGCGGCGGTGCCGGAGCCTATGAGCAGACAGCCGAGGAGGACCGGCGGGAACCAGCCGAGCCGGGCGGCGGTCAGGACGAGCAGCGCGCCCGCGGCGGCCAGCAGCCAGCCGGTGCCGAGCCCCACCCGGCGCCCCCGGGACCGGGAGAGGCCGGCGAGCGGGATGCCGAGCAGGGCGGCGCCGAGGGTGGTGCAGGTGGTCGCGAGGCCGGCCGCGGCGTCGGACCCGGTCAGCCGGCTCACCAGCAGCGACCCGGAGGAGAGCGTCGCTCCGATGCCGACACCGGCTATGACCTGGGCGGCCATCAAGACCTTGACGGTACGGCGCTGTACGGCGGCCCGCGCGGTGTGTGCCATGGGCGCGGTATGTGCTGTCTGTGCGGTGTGCGCCGTACGGTCGCGGCCCGGGGACGGCCCGGTGTCCGGGGACGGCTCGACGCCCGGGCAGGGGCCGTCGGACGGATCGGTCGGCGCGTGCGGGGTTCCTGGCATGCGGCACAGCGTACGAGCGGTCGTGGAGCGGCGGTGGCTCGGCGGCGGTCTCCTGAGGCGCGGCCCGCGGCTCTACTCGGCGGACTCGGGTACGTAACGCGTCGGATGCCGCCCGCCGAGGAGCACCGCGCAGGCTCCGACGGTCAGCAGCCCGCCGAGGAGGAAGGCGCCCCGCACACCGGCGAGCGGCAGAACCAGTCCGCCGAACGCGGCGCCCGCCGCGATACCGGCGTTGTAGGCACCGGAGTTCGCCGCGAGGGCGATGTCCGTACGGCCCGGCGCGCAGTGCAGTATCGCGTGCTGGGTGGCCATGAACACCGGTCCCAGTGCGGCGCCCGTCAGCACCAGGAACATCACCGCGGCGACCGGATCGGTGCCGGCCGCGTACAGGCCGAGCATGCCCACCGCCTGTGTGGCCACGGCAGCGATCAGCGCGGAGTGCGCGAAGCGGTCCAGCAACGCGCCGGTGACGCTCGCCCCGGCCAGACACGCGACGCCGAAGGCCATGAACAGGGCGCTGACCGCCCCCGGAGAGAACCCTGTCACCTCACCCAGGAACTTCACGAGGTAGGTGTATCCCGCGAACGCCCCGGTGGCGGACAGGGTTCCGGCCGCCAGTACGGTCCCGAACCGGCGGGCGTCGGGAGCGGTTCCGTAGGCGGCGGCCTCTTCTCGCGGACGCGAGGTCGGCAGCAGTACGGCGATGGTCACCAGGCAGACGAGCCCCAGGGCCGCCGGTACGGCGACCGGCACCGGCCAGCCGCTCCGCCGGCCCAGCCAGGTCCCGGCGGGGACACCGGCCACCAGCGCGAGGGAACCGGCGACGGACAGCGCCCCGACCACACGCCCACGGATCCCGGGCGCGAACAGGCCCACCGCGACCGGTCCCGCCACGGCCCAGAACAGCGCCTGGGCGAGCGCGGTCGGCAGCCGCGCCACCAGGAGCAGCCAGTAGGAGGTGGCCAGGGCCGCGACCAGGCTGGATGCGACCAGGGCGGCCAGTAGCCCCGTGAGCACGTGACGCCGGGGCACGGCCCGCAGGACGTGGGCGAGCGGCAAGGAGGCGAGGGCCACCGTCACGCCGTAACCGGTGACCAGGAGACCGACCGACGGCACCGGTACGTGCAGGCTGTCGGCGATGAGCTCCAGGAGGCCGATCGGCAGGTTCTCCGCGGTGTTGAAGGTGAAGGCGGCCGGCATGAGGGCCACGAGCACCGCCGGCCTGTGCCACGCGGGCCTGTGCCGTGTCGGCCTGTGCCACGGAGCCGGTCGCGTCGTGACCCCGCGGTCTCTTCCCGGCCTGGTCCCTCGCACCTGCTCCATGGCACCGTCCATGGAGGTACCCCACCGGGCTCACCCGTCCCGTCGCAACAGAATTCCGCTGCCGTGCGGGGCACTGCTCATCCAGGCCCACCCGGGCTCATCCGGCCCTGCGCCCCCACTTCCCGCACCTCCCGCACCTCCCGCACCTACGCGTACGACGCCCCGATCCCCACGCCCTACGCCCCGTACGCCCCGCTGGCCGTCAGCCGCAGCGCCGTGTCGATCAGCGGAACGTGACTGAACGCCTGCGGGAAGTTGCCCACTTGGCGCTGCCGCTTGGAGTCCCACTCCTCAGCCAACAGGCCCAGGTCGTTGCGGAGCGCGAGCAGCCGTTCGAAGAGTTTGCGGGCCTCCTCGACCCGGCCGATCATCGCCAGGTCGTCCGCGAGCCAGAACGAGCAGGCCAGGAAGGCCCCTTCGTCCCCTTCCAGGCCGTCCACGCCCGCGTCCTCGCCGGACGTCGGGTAGCGCAGGATGAAGCCGTCCTCGGTGCCCAGTTCGCGCTGGATCGCCTCGATCGTGCCGATGACGCGTTTGTCGTCCGGCGGCAGGAAGCCCATCTGCGGGATCAGCAGCAGCGAGGCGTCCAGTTCCTTGGAGCCGTAGGACTGGGTGAAGGTGTTGCGCTGCGGGTCGTAGCCCTTCTCGCACACGTCGCGGTGGATGGTCTCGCGCAGCTCCTTCCAGCGCTCCAGGGGGCCGTCCACGTCGCCGGACTCGATCAGCTTGATCGTGCGGTCCACCGCGACCCAGGTCATCACCTTGGAGTGCACGAAGTGGCGGCGCGGGCCGCGCACCTCCCAGATGCCCTCGTCCGGTTCGTCCCAGTGCTTCTCCACCCACTGGATCAGCTTGAGCTGGAGGAGGGAGGCGTAGTCGTTGCGGGCCAGCCCGGTGTTGTGCGCCAGGTGCAGCGCTTCGGTGACCTCGCCGTACACGTCGAGCTGGAGCTGTCCGGCGGCGCCGTTGCCGACCCGGACCGGCCGGGAGTTCTCGTATCCCGTCAGCCAGGTCAGCTCGTTCTCGCCCAACTCCCGTTCGCCCGCGATCCCGTACATGATCTGGAGGTTCTCCGGGTCGCCGGCCACCGCCCGCAGCAGCCACTCGCGCCAGGCGCGGGCCTCCTCGCGGTAGCCGGTGCGCAGCAGCGAGGAGAGGGTGATGGCGGCGTCCCGCAGCCAGGTGAAGCGGTAGTCCCAGTTGCGGGAGCCGCCGATGTCCTCGGGCAGTGAGGTGGTGGGCGCCGCGACGATGCCGCCGGTGGGCGCGTACGTCAGTGCCTTGAGGGTGATCAGCGAGCGCACCACCGCGTCCCGGTAGGGGCCGTGGTACGTGCAGTGCTCGACCCACTCGCGCCAGAACTCCTCGGTGGCCTCCAGGGAGCCCTCCGGGTCCGGCAGGCCCGGCTCCTGGTGGTGGGAGGGCTGCCAACTGAGGGTGAAGGCGATCCGCTCACCGGGGGAGACGGTGAAGTCGGAGTACGTCGTCAGGTCCTTGCCGTAGGTCTCGGCGTCGGTGTCCAGCCACACCGAGTCCGGTCCGGCGACCGCGACCGTACGGGTGCCGACCTTGTGCACCCACGGCACGACCCATCCGTACGCGAACCGCATGCGCAGTGCCGAGCGCATCGGCACCCGGCCGCTGACCCCTTCCACGACGCGGATCAACTGGGGCGCGCCGTCGCGCGGCGGCATGAAGTCGATGACGCGGACCGTGCCGCGCGGGGTGTCCCATTCGGATTCCAGTACGAGCGAATCGCCCCGGTACCGGCGCCGGTCGGCCGGCTGCGGCTGCCCCTCCGGGCTCGTGGCGGGCCCCATCCGCCAGAACCCGTTCTCCTCGGTTCCCAGCAGGCCCGCGAACACCGCCGGTGAGTCGAAACGCGGCAGACACAGCCAGTCCACCGTGCCGTCCCTGCACACCAGAGCGGCGGTCTGCATATCGCCGATGAGTGCGTAGTCCTCGATGCGCCCGGCCACGTACATCTCCCGTCGAACTGGAGTGACGCCCCCCATGGGACGTGTGATCTGTCCGTCCTGCCCATGTAACTGCGC
Encoded proteins:
- a CDS encoding glycoside hydrolase family 15 protein; this encodes MYVAGRIEDYALIGDMQTAALVCRDGTVDWLCLPRFDSPAVFAGLLGTEENGFWRMGPATSPEGQPQPADRRRYRGDSLVLESEWDTPRGTVRVIDFMPPRDGAPQLIRVVEGVSGRVPMRSALRMRFAYGWVVPWVHKVGTRTVAVAGPDSVWLDTDAETYGKDLTTYSDFTVSPGERIAFTLSWQPSHHQEPGLPDPEGSLEATEEFWREWVEHCTYHGPYRDAVVRSLITLKALTYAPTGGIVAAPTTSLPEDIGGSRNWDYRFTWLRDAAITLSSLLRTGYREEARAWREWLLRAVAGDPENLQIMYGIAGERELGENELTWLTGYENSRPVRVGNGAAGQLQLDVYGEVTEALHLAHNTGLARNDYASLLQLKLIQWVEKHWDEPDEGIWEVRGPRRHFVHSKVMTWVAVDRTIKLIESGDVDGPLERWKELRETIHRDVCEKGYDPQRNTFTQSYGSKELDASLLLIPQMGFLPPDDKRVIGTIEAIQRELGTEDGFILRYPTSGEDAGVDGLEGDEGAFLACSFWLADDLAMIGRVEEARKLFERLLALRNDLGLLAEEWDSKRQRQVGNFPQAFSHVPLIDTALRLTASGAYGA
- a CDS encoding LacI family DNA-binding transcriptional regulator encodes the protein MCSPRPTLEVVAARAGVSRATVSRVVNGGNGVRSAVAEKVRRAVAELGYVPNSAARSLVTRRTGAVAVVIAEPEARVFSDPFFAQHLRGISRELSAADTQLLLLLVEDRADYDRIGRYLSGGHVDGALMFSLHRDDPLPAMAEAAGLPTVFGGRPGWTAPTTAPRPSPAPATGTRAQPLYVDTDNRGGARQAVRHLLATGRRRIAVITGPLDQTSAQDRLDGYRDALAPAAPDPRLIADGGFTASGGERAMATLLTAAPDLDAVFACSDLMASGALRTLRAYGRRVPRDVAVVGYDDLEPAAWADPPLTTVRQDVEEMGRLMARLLLSLLSSPATPAAATSATATPATAAPTAPPVLSPVITPATLVVREST
- a CDS encoding MFS transporter — encoded protein: MPAAFTFNTAENLPIGLLELIADSLHVPVPSVGLLVTGYGVTVALASLPLAHVLRAVPRRHVLTGLLAALVASSLVAALATSYWLLLVARLPTALAQALFWAVAGPVAVGLFAPGIRGRVVGALSVAGSLALVAGVPAGTWLGRRSGWPVPVAVPAALGLVCLVTIAVLLPTSRPREEAAAYGTAPDARRFGTVLAAGTLSATGAFAGYTYLVKFLGEVTGFSPGAVSALFMAFGVACLAGASVTGALLDRFAHSALIAAVATQAVGMLGLYAAGTDPVAAVMFLVLTGAALGPVFMATQHAILHCAPGRTDIALAANSGAYNAGIAAGAAFGGLVLPLAGVRGAFLLGGLLTVGACAVLLGGRHPTRYVPESAE
- a CDS encoding MFS transporter, which codes for MPGTPHAPTDPSDGPCPGVEPSPDTGPSPGRDRTAHTAQTAHTAPMAHTARAAVQRRTVKVLMAAQVIAGVGIGATLSSGSLLVSRLTGSDAAAGLATTCTTLGAALLGIPLAGLSRSRGRRVGLGTGWLLAAAGALLVLTAARLGWFPPVLLGCLLIGSGTAANLQSRYAATDLAEDGDRARSLSLVVWSTTVGSVIGPNLSGPGEPIARALELPEEAGTFVFSVLAFVLGWVVIWFLLRPDPLRPAAVDSSTATVSGASLPARTAAALRHVRSSPAALLGLMSLVLGHAVMVSVMTMTPVQLTHHGATLHIVGLTISLHIAGMYALSPLVGRLTDRVGRAPVIVLGQLLFVAAALVAGTADGSQGATATGLVLLGLGWSCATVAGATLLTEATAAEHRSEVQGQSDALMNLAGAAGGALSGGVVALVGFGGLNAATALVIAPVAALAVRQLVRAR
- a CDS encoding beta-1,3-glucanase family protein: MINRRRLLGCLAVPATSGRAVQAMSGLAIPAVAGAVAASATGRRPAALGSAAPAAPITLPLRIVNRTGHYANSSIRIYIVGHDGTRQVRVTPEGTLAPVALEDNGPDGFTDYALPLAASGTTTLRLPRMSGRLYVALGARLKFRAVRDGDGRPALAHPAGWVPSDPNYPVPYDCAEFTYDQYGMHCNTTMVDMFSVPMAIRLTGARDQTAGTLKDGARARIFAELAGTEGFSRLVVGDRRVIAPGHGLDGGLFARDHLAPYIDGAWAAYESRDLKVTTGAGTFTGRVRAGRLSFTGPSAVTAATAVSFAKPTTRDVLFCDGALAAPNDGVSGPVAAVLGAALNRSTLTAHAVQPTTDPALFYRERLTHHYARVMHAASVDGRAYGFAFDDVAGFAPYIEDGAPREMTLTLTPW